The nucleotide sequence AGGAAGCCAACGACTTCTGGATAAAACACCAGCTTTCTCATGCATACTTCGATAATTGCACCGGAGTATACAAGCTGCAATACCAAGCACCAGAAGATATTATATCAAGTGGAAGTGTGCTGCTATAATGCATGTTTAGTGTTCATTATCAACCTTCAAAGCATCCTATAAATCTAGTGCAGTGTAGTTTCAAGTTCAGCCTTAAAATCATCCAGTAATAACATACTAAAGAACAAGTTCGTCTGAAAATATCCAATCAAAATAAGCCCCTATTTGGCACCACTAACCTTCATTTGCCTTCAATATATCTTCCaagaagagaaaacaaaaaatTATATTAAAGAACACTCAAGGCAACGAGATCTTAGGATAATTCACACTACAAATCCAGCAACAACCAGAATACAATACAAAGTGTACTCTACATCCAAAAAGGAAAACTAGTTCTGGTTGCAGCTTATGACAACTTGACAAGTAAACCCAGTTGTCACCAGGTTGGAATTCATGGAGCTTCATAGGCCATACCTTGCTGATAGAATCATCTGAATCCTCCGTGCAACATTTACGACAGTCATCCACCAACTCTGCAACCATAAAACAAATATGTTGTTAAAAGGACGATTGGAACAACTAGCACGTGTGATGAAGAAAAAGGAATCCACTGTGACTTGCTTTCCCAACAGCCGACGACTGACTTCTAAAGGAGCAACTCAGCAACGACAAAATCATCCAAGACGAGCAATGAGCAATCTAGATACAATAGAATTCTTCACATTAATCAGATTTTCAATCCAGCTAGCTTCAGAATGCTCCTAGGGGAGCAGGGGAGCCttagcgcagtggtaaagctgctgccttgtgaccatgaggtcacgggttcaagtcctggaaacagcctcttacagaaatgtagggaaaggctgcgtacaatagacccaaagtggtcggacccttccccagaccctgcgcaagcgggagctacatgcactggggctgccctttaATCAGATTTTCAATCCAGCTAGCTTCAGAATGCTCCTAGACGAAATCATCAAAACAACGGTGACAAAAATAAAGGAGGTTCCATAATCAACACCACCTACAAATTTTTTAGATGTCAGGGGAGAGTGAAACCTCCACATTTCAAACACCGCCTTGACTGTGTGCATCAATCGATACAGAGGCTGGGGGGGTGACCCATCCTTTATCTAGAAAGGTTCAAACACCGCACTATTCTGCAACTGTGGACTAACCTCAAAGTTCCCAGTACATCGGCGTGGGACGAGCTATTTAATTCACAAGTCACGGCCCCCAAATTGACCAAATCACAATTTCAGAGCCGGATTCAAGCTTCAGTTGCAACAGGGCGTCCCAGATCACTTGAATCAATGATCATATAAGAAACCTCAAATCAACCAACTCCGGGTCCACTATTCCTGTCTCCCCGAAGTAATTTGAGATCCATATAAAGGCTCGGTGGTCTAAGAACCACACATTCACACTCCAATTGGGTTTCCTCGGGCTAACGAGAATCGATTTCCCGGCTGCAACCGCGATATAGTTACGATCTAACCCTCACGGATCTATTCCGCACTGCGGATCAATCGAACTACGATAGAGAAATCACATCCGGGTATCTTTCCGACCTACGCCTCGCTCGGTTCAGATCGCAATCACACCATCGTCACGTGACTAATGGATACAGCAGAGGGGGGAGCCATTGGctacgcacgcaccttggtccttgACGAACTCGGCGAGCGCGTTGCAGTCGGAGCAGAGGGCGAGGCCGGTGAACCCCAGCTCCTCGCACTCCCTCGCCCCGAGCCGCTCGGCGCCGCGGCAGAGGCcggagaggcagaggaggagcacggccacggccacggccgccTCTACGGACGGAGCTCGAACCATCTCACTCGCCACCCTACCCGCGACCGAGCAAGGGCTTGGAGCTCGCGGGCACCACCGGGAGGAAGGggaggacgacgacggcgacgactacGCGGCAGTCCGCTTTCCGGCCTCCTTCCACCCCCGCTGTTTTTTCTGTTTTCCGGAAGAGGCCCGGCCCGTGCGGAGGAACCCCGGAGTCAAAGCTCTACATGGGCCCCCAGCGCGGCCCAAATATGTCAATGGGCTCGGCTATATGTTTTTCCTTCTTTTCCAAAGATTTTTTTTGTAAGCACAAGACAAATTACGACCCACTATCACGCACGATGACTGAAAAATGTTGTTTCTTTTTTGCGGATGGTTTTTTTAATCCTTTATGCGAAAGAAGTCCAGATAACCCCCTGAGTTTTCACAAATCGATCACATTACCCCCTGAATTTTAAAACCGGGTTATTAACCCATTGGAGTTTCCAAAACCAGATAAATTACCCCGTGAGGACTTTGGAGAGTGGTTTCCAGAGTTGTTTTTGTCCACGTGGCTCACTTCACACAAGCCTGCTATTTTCTGTTTGCAGCAAGCTTGACTTGCCGAGTCCTGTCCGTCCGGAGCACGGTGCAACTTGGAGTAGAGTATGTGAAGCTAGTTTCCCTGCTGCCCTTAAAAAAAACTAGTTTTCTTGTGATGGATGTAACTCGGAACATGTAGAAGCTAAGCTCATGTACACGAAGCTAGCTCGACTTCATCTCTGTCGTTGCTGCTCGTAATCACATGTTTGCCCCTACGCAGCTCCTCCACTCCTTTTCTGCCGTGTCACATCTCTGTTCATCACCCGTAATGCCCGGGCCACGCCGCGGCAGGATGCCTTGCACAGTTGCACATCTGAACCTGCGCCATACGCCCCGTCTATGGACTTTCCTCGTATCTTGCCGAGCCTTACTTGGTCTGCAACTGGGCACTTAGCTTGCAGAGCACAACAGACAATCAAAAAcacctttgtactaactttagtacaaagttgagacatttattttgggacggagggagtagttgatatcCCGTGTCTTGATCTCGTGGCTAGCACGACAGATACAGACAAGTACACCTACATCCGAGAAGAAGATCAatatgcacaatgtgttaggattgCATCGTGACAGATGTATAGCTCCAGCGCTTGCTCGTATCTTGTTGCTGGCCTGCCTCCAATTCCACTCTGCGCTCGTCCCCTAAAAACTCCGATAGGTGTGCCAACTCGAATGTCGAATCAGCCACACGATACAACAGACTGCATGCTGCTACGGAATGCACGCGCAATGGCGTCACAACCCGACGTACTTGTCAGGCATGTGTGCACCGTCAATCAGGTAAGCAATGTGATGCATGCTGGCACTTTGAGCGCAGGGGGCATGCTCAGGAAGCAATCCGCACTGGCCATCGAAGAGATGCATGAGAATACAGGAATGGATGAGAGTTGTGCATATTGTAGGTTACATGTTTAATGGAATACATGTGTGTGGCTGTGGTGATATTGAGTTGTTTAGAGGTGGGACCAGCGATGGCTTGTGTAAAATGGGTCACTCGTACAAAACCACTCTAAAACGACCATCGAAAGCCCATAGGGGGTGTTTTATCTGGTTTTGGAAACTTCAGGGGGTTAAATACCCGGTTTTAAAGTTTAGGGGGTTATGTGTTCATTTCATGGAACCTCGGGGGTTATCTAGACTTATTTCTCCTTTATGCAGATGTTGCGTTTTAAAACATGCACGGTCTGCAAAAACTAAACCAAGTTGAAGATGTTGGGACGCACGCGCGCGCGCATGTTACTCTGATTCCTGTCAAGACACCGGCCGAGGCACGCGGGTTTCAGAGTCTTGAGACCCACCGTTTTCAGGACTTGACAGGTTTTCACGAAACAACCTGCACATCCATGAATCGGACAGTGGTTTACAACGCGGTCGTGCCGGATAACAATGCTCGTCGTACCCCCTGAAGAACTAAACTACGGGAGAATACCGGCAGATGCACGCGGGTTCAGGCTTCAGAGGTCTAAGACCCACGGTTTTTCTGGACTTGGGCAGGTTTTCACAAACAACATGGGGATGATGATCTACGCATCCGACAGTAGTTTACAACGCGGTCGCGTGTCGGCTAACAATAGATTACTGCTAGTAGCACAAGTGCCTTTTTGCACGGTGGGTTCAGGAACAGCTAGCCGAGACTGGTTTCGCACCCTGTTtctttagtactccctctattAACAAATTTAGATCACTATACCCTAAAACACTCTTATAGtattttctttacggagggagtggTCAGAAAGAGAAGAGTATTATAGACTAGAGACTTGAAGGGCCGCTTTACTTTGGAAGATGACTGACTCCAAGGGGGCAGTTTTGAACACTGGACGTTGTATATCATACTTCGGGATCCTGCATTGTTTTTGTGACTGCATGGCTGCTCTGGACGGCATGCAGTGCAGCCATGCAGGGCGTGGTGGTGGTGGGAGGCAAATTTTCGTGTTTTAACCCTTTTAATAAAGAATTTCTGGATCTTACCTAGTTCgacaaaaaaaaaattgaaacatgcTGGTTCAAAAAAAATGACCATTTTTCTTACCGCCATTGGTCCCGGTGGTAGGCATGTACAGGCTACTGCCACAGGATATAGCGGTAGACCACTCATCCACGTCAGCCTCAAGTAAACGGTACCGTCTCCTGCCGTCCACCCCACCGCCAGAGCTAACGGCGGTAGGCTATGCAACCCTACCGCCATAGACCCTGGCAGTAGGAGCTGAATCCTTATAAGCCCGCGGGGCCAGCTCGTGGGGcccacccaccaaccagcccgcatCTTCTTCTCCCCAACCGTGCGGCGCCGCAAGAAAAGAGAGCACAAGCCCCTCTCATCCCCCCCTCCGATCTTCTTCGTTTTGGCACCATTTTTGCGGATCGAGATTGCTCCGAAAAGGGAAAAGTaagctctctcaatccctccaattacTCGAAACACTTTCGATTCGATGCATTATTTGGTGCAAATAAACcctattttctttccttttttatcTTAGGATTGCTTAGGTTGATTGTATATGATGTATAGGGCTCAATATGAACTCTAATAACTAGTTGTGGAGATTATATGTAGTTTTTATATGAACCCTAGTTGGAGAATTTTTTTAAAATGGTCATATGATTGATGTTGGAGGGATTGTAAGTAGTTGCCTACATGTGATTGAATTATGTATATGCGTATATATTTTTAACAAATGGTCATATGATGGATTTTGGTGAATTATGTATATGCATTTTTTAGAAATGTTGAATAAATAAGTGCATGAGTGATGGTTGAATGTTGTTGAATGGAAGATGTTGGTCGAATATGATTCATTCAGATTGATCATTTATATTGGTTGAATATATGATAATTGATGAATGTTGGTTGAATAAGTGATAATTGATAAAAAAATGATATGATTCATGTCGGTTGAATATGATTCATTTATAtttggacttgatatgtttcatGTTTGTTCAAAATGATACAAGTTGGTTGAAAATGACATCATTTCCAATTGTTATAGGCGGCCCCCCTTACGCCAGAAATCGGCGTGAAGTACACCATGCTTGATCATGCTTTCGACAACAGTCACCGCGCCCGTTTTATGGAGAACGAGGTGGTAATGTCTATCattaattacatgataaatctcatccaacccatcaccgtccagcaagcctatgatgaaattactcacacacagcggtgagcatcatgaaattggtgatggaggatggttgatgatgacgatggcgacggattcctctctccggagccccgaacggactccagatcagccctcccgagaggttttagggcttggcggtggctccatatcataaaacgcgatgaatcattctccctgattttttttctccccaaaagtgaatatatagagttggagttgaggtcggaggagctccagggggcccatgaggtagggggcgcgcccagggggcaggcgcgccccccaccctcgtggctagggtgtggcccccctggccttgatcttttgccagtattttttattatttacaaaaatacgctccgtggagtttcaggtcattccgagaacttttgtttctgtacataaataacaccatggcaattctgctgaaaacagcgtcagtccgggttagttccattcaaatcatgcaagttagagtccaaaacaagggcaaaagtgtttggaaaagtagatacgacggagacgtatcaactcccccaagcttaaacttttgcttgtcctcaagcacttcagttgataaactgaaagtgataaagaaaaacttttataaacaCTGTTTGCTCTCGTTGTTgtaatatgtaaagccagcattcaagttttcagcaaagattataaactaaccatattcacaataattcttaggtctcatgtttactcatatcaatggcataatcaactagcgagcaataataataaatctcgaatgacaacactttctcaaaacaatcataatatgatataacaagatggtatctcgctagcccttactgagaccgcaaaacataaattcagagcacctttaaagatcaaggactgactagacattgtaattcatggtaaaagagatccagtcaagtcatactcaatgtaaactaacagtaatgaatgcaaatgacagtggtgctcttgtagcgacccgacccgaatggatcaagtgctctgtgctcaggtgtcatccctggatcagtaatgctgacaccacacagtacatcgaaggatttatagcagagtggcaatcacacacttattacatcgttgtctcaaagagaacttttacaataatatggcttaaggccatctaataacgataacagcggaagactcggaagataaatgggtccatcaactccaacgacatcactgagtatagggccacgacctaaaagcaccttactcgtcgtctgaaaagtctgcaacatgagaagttgcagcccgaaaacgggtcagcacatggaatatgctggcaatgtaacacatagagagtaatggaatgaaacagctatactatatgcatatctggctggtggaaagctctatggttacagttttgcgtaaagccagtttttccctactgcaaaggaataaatttgtttaactatcatggtagttgttaaacatcgagaatggttgacagcattccgatcccaattaagtgaacaattaaaacccaacaacattaattagaagtaacatgatgagattcacagatattcaagtactagatactcaagttgtccataaccggggacacggctaatcatgattagtttgtacactctgcagaggtttgcgcacttttccccacaagactcgatcgcctccgtttggtttctcgcactacatggtgtttgagaagacggatgaccgagacacagtctttcagaagcactagcaccttacatgtgggtagaccggtacacctactttcccctacatctgctagtctacccgtaagagttcgcacgacttagtcaactatgccagagcccataatggcttgtggctgcacacggaagttactagcatgaatgatcttatgatccctttgagcctgggtggcggtccaaaaaaaacaggcaagtcctgatagacatcaggtgcctcaatccaccagatgtgtgtttaagttgccaccttagataaaccattaaaattaacaaactcacatctgtcatggatatcactcacccaatccacgtctactagcatagcatggcataataagcaaacgtagaagtaactcccaaaggtttcataataatacaggtgataggtactacctcatctacttcccatcccacagtttaattagatcctaatcatgcaatgtgtgaggatttatctaatgcaataaaactgggttgtagaaaaggtatgatcaaagtgttacatgccttgctgatgatccgcgagacctagggtttcgaagtaacaagcggcgcaatccgggtgatctatcgcagacaaacaacaagcacacaataagtactcatctaatgcacaggtaaaactcgaacaagagaacgaaccagaaaattcaacttaagaactccggttgcaaagaaagaacgaaccgaacaaagaagcGGAAAACAaaaggcggaagaaaacaactcggttctagcaagttgaaactaggtcaaattttaccagggcaaaaacttgtttaagttgattagacgaaacggcagtttcgaaacgaaactccaggcgcttgaatcacctgattccgataaacgagcgagaagaaagactagaacgaagatcggatctgagatcgcgatcgcggaataaatccgacgaaaagaaagagacgaacggttaaacgaacgggcgtcgttaaccggggaataatcggtgatcacgttcgttgagacgaacggtccgaaagaagaacgaaaaccgatctagggtttcggaaaagaccgaaacaaaaaccggaaaagaaaacggaaaagaaacggaacggttcttttaagaaaaaccgaaccgaggcgaGGGGTtgcgcggctacctccggcgaggttccGACGAGGGCTCCGACGGCGggggggcaagggcggcggcggcggcgggtgaggggcgcggggtggggcgcggctaaggaggagaggagcttgggattgatgtgaggagagggggggtttggggtgtatttatataggtggggggatTACTTGCGGTAGGGGGCaagcaaaagagggaaaacaaaataaggaaaggggggggctaaccggcctagagtcccgctgggactcggcctAGAGCGAGAGGCGGCGGCTGCctgcgcctggcgcctggcgcgcgcgctggctgggcctttggcccggctggccttggtcccttttttttaaatcggttacgcgcacagaaaaacaaaagaaaaactatctaaacgaactccgaaaattctaaagtaaattttccccgactcctaaaaatgagccgaacaaaatgaactttactccggacctagaatgcaattttttgaaaacacgcatttttccctatccaaataaaatgcgaataaactccggcaaaaccaaaatttgatttattcattaaatcttcatttttcctaactttgggaaagtcatattattccctctcgcattatttttgatattggaaaaatagttgaagatgaaataaaataaatcaaatgatcctcttttcaaaatttgagaaaactcaaatatgaaaataacgaaatctccaactctctccgagggtccttgagttgcgtgaaatttctaggatcggacaaaatgcaagaaaatatgacatgcatgatgatctaatgtataacattccaaattgaaaatttgggatgttacaaacctacccccttaaaatgaatctcgccctcgagattcgggttggctagaaaataggtgagggtggtccttgagcaaatcttcttctctttcccaggtggcttcatcctctgagtggtggttccactgaactttgcaaaacttgataaccttgctgcgggtaactctgctggcataatcgagaatcttgactggcttctcctcatacgttaagtcgtccttcaactgaatcgcttcaagtggcactgtatctcttagcggtacctccgccatctcggcatgacatttcttcagctgagaaacatggaatacatcatgaactcctgacagtccctctagtaattccaacttataagcgacttctcccatacgttgcaagatcttatacggtccaacgaaacgcggtgctaactttcccttaactccaaagcgcttaactcctcgaagtggggatactcggagataaactctgtctccggtttcgtaaactgtctccttgcgtttagaatctgcgtagctcttctgcctggactgggctaccttgagcctatcgcgaatcaacttaactttccgttcagactccttaatcaaatctggtccaaagaattgacggtctccaacttcgtcccatgacaacggtgtcctgcacctccttccgtataaagcttcgaaaggtgccatcttcaaactggtttggtaactgttgttataagaaaactccgcatacggcaagttatcatcccaactagatccataatctagtgcacaagctctcagcatatcctccaaaatctgattgactctctcggtctgtccatccgtctgtggatgaaaagctgtgctgaactctagtctggttcctaaagtttcatgcaactgattccaaaactttgaggtaaattgggttcctctatctgatacgatactcctcggaactccatgcaaacaaatgatcctagtcatgtatatcttcgccaacttagcactggtgtaagtggtcttaactgggataaaatgtgctacctttgtcaaacgatcaactactacccatatcgaatcGTAGCCTGCCTTTGTCCTGGGtagtcccgtgataaaatccatgcctatcttatcccacttccattcgggtatcggcaatggttgtaacaatcctgctggcttctgatgctctgcctttactctctgacatacgtcacaaactgctacatatgctgcaatatccttcttcattcggtccaccagaatgtttccttcaaatccaaatacatcttggtattccctgggtgaatcgaatacggtgaatcatgtgcctcttgcaaaatcaacttcctgatctccgggtcatttggcacataaacacggtcctcaaaccatagggtatcgtgctcatcctcacgaaatccctttgcttttccttcgctcaatttctcttttatagcagcaatctccttgtcagatttctgagcttctctgatcttatccatcaatgttgactgaatctccaatgttgctacatagcctctcggaactatttccaaacatagctcacgaaggttttctgctaactccttgggtattttccccgtcactagggtgttgacatggctcttacggctcaatgcgtcagctactacattagcttttccgggatggtaatgcaatctcatgtcataatccttgatgagctccaaccatctcctttgtctgaggttcaactccttctgcgtgaaaatgtacttcaaactcttgtgatccgtgtacacctcacaatgatttccaatgaggaaatgtctccacgttttcaatgcatgcactacggctgctaactccaaatcatgcgtggcataattcaactcatgaggcttcagttgccgtgaagcatacgaaacaactctcccttcctgcataagcactgctccaagtcctcgacgtgaagcgtcgcaatacacctcataatccttggtctgatctggcaaaatcaatactggtgaggtaaccaaacgtttcttcaactcctggaaactagcctcacactcctcagtccatttgaacttagtatccttcttcaacaactccgtcataggcttcgcaatctttgagaaattctcaataaacctccggtagtatcctgcgagtccaagaaaactccggatctctccaactgttgttggtgcttcccattcggttacggtctcaacctttgtggggtcaactgctatacctctccagatataacgtgtccgaggaatccaacttccttcaaccaaaactcgcatttgctgaatttggcatataactgatgttcccttagtttctccaaaaccaaacgcaaatgttccttatgctcctcttcattctttgaataaaccaggatgtcatcaatgaacactacgacgaacttatccaaaaactccataaacactttgttcatcaggttcataaaataggcaggtgcgttagtcaatccaaatgacataacggtatactcatacaatccatatcttgtggtgaatgttgtcttaggtatgtcctgctctcgaatcttcaattgatggtaccctgatcgcaaatcgatcttggaaaacactttagctccttgcaactgatcaaacagatcgttgatcattggcggcgggtacttgttcttgatggttacttcattcaatccccgataatctacaaccatccttaatgatccatccttcttttccactagaagtacgggtgatccccaaggcgaagaacttgggcgaatgtaacctttatccaataactccttaatctgattcttaatttccaccaaatcctttgctggcatccggtacggtcgcttcgatattgggcctgtacctggcaataactcaatcaaaaactcaatgtctctatccggtggcatgcctgg is from Triticum aestivum cultivar Chinese Spring chromosome 3A, IWGSC CS RefSeq v2.1, whole genome shotgun sequence and encodes:
- the LOC123062885 gene encoding selenoprotein F, with the translated sequence MVRAPSVEAAVAVAVLLLCLSGLCRGAERLGARECEELGFTGLALCSDCNALAEFVKDQELVDDCRKCCTEDSDDSISKLVYSGAIIEVCMRKLVFYPEVVGFLEEDKDDFPYVESRYAYGSPPKLIMLDDKGEQKETIRIDNWKREHIRQFLTEKVKPAKSET